From Alkaliphilus flagellatus, the proteins below share one genomic window:
- a CDS encoding YjjG family noncanonical pyrimidine nucleotidase, whose amino-acid sequence MKYEIIIFDADETLFDFKKSERDAFKNTMLEFDIEYDENHHLKIYTDINMAIWKEFEDGLITQKKLKVERFKRLSDKLNAGFDETAFAKSYMKHLSNASFLYDDTINLVESLHKDYRLTIITNGLTDVQDNRIRKSIIAKFFEDIVVSEEVEVSKPDPKIFEHTLNNIKHIDKSKVLMVGDSLTSDIQGGINFGIDTCWFNPNKIANKTGIKPTYEISNLMELKDILEK is encoded by the coding sequence ATGAAGTACGAGATTATAATATTTGATGCAGATGAGACTTTATTCGATTTTAAAAAATCTGAAAGAGATGCTTTTAAAAATACTATGCTTGAATTTGATATAGAATATGATGAAAATCATCATTTAAAAATATACACGGATATAAATATGGCCATATGGAAGGAGTTTGAGGATGGACTTATTACTCAGAAGAAATTAAAGGTAGAAAGATTTAAAAGATTGTCAGATAAATTAAATGCTGGATTTGATGAGACTGCATTTGCAAAATCATATATGAAGCATTTATCTAATGCATCTTTTTTATATGACGATACTATAAATCTTGTGGAAAGCCTGCATAAAGATTATAGGCTTACTATAATTACTAATGGTCTTACAGATGTTCAGGATAATAGAATAAGAAAATCTATTATAGCAAAATTCTTTGAGGATATAGTAGTATCCGAGGAGGTTGAAGTATCAAAGCCAGATCCTAAAATATTTGAACACACTTTAAACAATATAAAGCATATTGACAAGAGCAAGGTATTGATGGTAGGAGACAGCTTAACATCTGATATACAAGGTGGAATAAATTTTGGTATAGATACCTGCTGGTTTAATCCTAATAAAATTGCAAATAAAACTGGAATAAAACCTACCTATGAGATTTCTAATCTGATGGAGCTTAAGGATATACTTGAAAAATAG